Proteins encoded in a region of the Clarias gariepinus isolate MV-2021 ecotype Netherlands unplaced genomic scaffold, CGAR_prim_01v2 scaffold_30, whole genome shotgun sequence genome:
- the LOC128516990 gene encoding protein asteroid homolog 1-like encodes MGVKGLQTYIESNSDFLKTRLFKGSKLVIDGSSLYYCLYFRSPLDQAHGGDYDEFEKIVTLFFRNLRLCSIEPYVVLDGGDDASGRKFDTLKTRCQERIRRAKAVSRGGSGEILPILTKKVFKQILRKLAVPFIQCLAEADWEVAALANEWNCPVLSNDSDFYIFSLNNRFLPISHFQWRKVIQKSAAKKFILAKCFNYKCLCNAFNHMQPPLLPLFATILGNDYTKLDKSVFPNFSKFSTRPGGSAQIDGLLMWLSQYPSPKKAVEALLSPLGKSKKAKNLNTAINQGMKAYRLAHSSIAQFFITGEPKKTPLGPLKALPEWTLKPLAEGKLATTIIEVLTLRRVMLNIQVEDFSLNSSSEMSQLVRQVMYGVLLCTRWQKVSKVGTSSQEEQQYNVDEYDRQDMKLTCFTVPAVLPRCVVTHLHLDSLWEASQHLRLQVMLEALGVNPISDSLHVPEGLQLPVYVTCFWLKNAKPEPRTEMFWALLTGFVHGYLCRDEQTQKDVGPVISRFKKLKSRKGKKGVDLELARAYSQWLFCLRDSFILNQLLNYPVPEPELAWLYCGSLVHATALKLRKGIEPESFLAGAPVAIRLYRKLRAAVELELDDNLVARLRTLPREGRAPVDELSKELEHLMDKDEEDDEDEDEDEDQCTKDDKVLEEKCSVRTRHKTKRRSPKLRCKKHERVSWE; translated from the exons ATGGGAGTTAAGGGGCTTCAAACCTACATCGAGAGCAACAGTGACTTTCTGAAGACCCGTCTCTTTAAAGGAAGCAAACTCGTCATCGACGGGTCCAGTCTGTACTACTGTCTCTATTTCAGGTCTCCTCTGGACCAAGCACACGGCGGAGATTACGATGAGTTTGAGAAAATAGTCACGCTGTTTTTTAGGAATCTTAGACTGTGCAGTATTGAGCCCTACGTGGTGCTCGATGGAGGGGACGATGCCAGCGGCAGAAAATTTGACACTCTGAAGACAAGATGTCAAGAAAGAATCAGAAGAGCCAAAGCCGTGTCCAGGGGAGGTTCAGGAGAAATTTTACCCATTCTCACCAAAAAAGTCTTCAAGCAGATCCTTCGGAAACTCGCAGTTCCCTTCATTCAGTGTCTGGCAGAGGCGGATTGGGAAGTGGCCGCATTGGCCAACGAGTGGAACTGTCCTGTTCTGTCCAACGACAGCGATTTTTATATCTTCAGCCTCAATAATAGATTTTTGCCCATCAGTCATTTCCAGTGGAGGAAGGTGATTCAGAAATCTGCTGCCAAAAAATTCATCCTTgccaaatgttttaattataagTGCCTCTGTAATGCTTTCAATCACATGCAACCACCACTTCTTCCACTGTTTGCCACCATCCTGGGAAACGACTACACCAAACTGGACAAAAGTGTCTTTCCAAACTTCTCAAAGTTCTCAACCAGACCTGGAGGAAGCGCTCAGATTGATGGTTTACTCATGTGGCTGTCTCAATACCCCAGCCCAAAGAAAGCAGTCGAGGCTCTCCTCAGCCCCCTGGGGAAgagcaaaaaagcaaaaaacctCAACACTGCAATAAATCAGGGTATGAAAGCATACAGACTCGCTCACAGCTCCATAGCACAATTCTTCATAACTGGAGAACCTAAGAAAACACCTCTGGGACCGTTAAAGGCTCTGCCAGAGTGGACTCTGAAACCTCTGGCAGAAGGCAAGCTGGCTACAACCATCATAGAAGTCCTGACACTGCGGAGGGTCATGTTGAACATTCAGGTGGAGGATTTCAGTCTGAACAGCAGTAGTGAGATGTCCCAGCTGGTTAGACAGGTGATGTATGGTGTTCTGCTGTGTACCAGGTGGCAGAAAGTCAGTAAAGTCGGCACGTCTTCTCAAGAGGAACAGCAATATAACGTGGATGAATACGACAGGCAGGACATGAAGCTGACCTGCTTTACCGTTCCAGCTGTTCTACCAAGATGTGTAGTAACACACCTTCACCTGGACTCGCTGTGGGAG GCGTCGCAGCATTTGCGCCTGCAGGTCATGTTGGAGGCTCTGGGTGTGAATCCGATCTCAGATTCCCTGCATGTTCCTGAAGGTCTGCAGCTGCCTGTGTACGTCACATGTTTCTGGCTTAAAAACGCCAAACCTGAGCCGAGAACAGAAATGTTCTGGGCTTTACTCACCGGCTTCGTCCACGGATACCTGTGCAGAGACGAGCAGACTCAGAAAG ATGTTGGCCCGGTGATTTCGAGGTTTAAAAAGCTGAAGAGTCGTAAGGGTAAGAAGGGCGTGGACCTGGAGCTGGCTCGCGCTTACTCTCAGTGGCTGTTCTGTTTAAGGGACAGCTTCATTCTGAACCAACTGTTGAACTATCCGGTGCCCGAGCCGGAGCTAGCGTG GTTGTACTGCGGCTCTTTGGTGCACGCCACAGCCCTTAAGCTGAGGAAAGGCATCGAACCCGAGTCTTTTCTCGCCGGAGCCCCTGTGGCCATCAGGCTTTACAGGAAGCTCCGGGCTGCGGTGGAGCTTGAGCTGGACGACAACCTCGTCGCCAGGCTGAGGACATTGCCGAGGGAGGGCCGGGCGCCGGTGGATGAACTGAGCAAAGAGTTAGAGCATCTGATGGACAAGGACGAGgaggatgatgaagatgaagatgaagatgaagatcaGTGTACAAAGGACGACAAGGTTCTCGAGGAAAAGTGCAGTGTTCGCACGAGACACAAAACCAAACGCAGGTCTCCGAAATTAAGGTGTAAGAAGCACGAGCGTGTGAGCTGGGAATAA
- the rpp25l gene encoding ribonuclease P protein subunit p25-like protein yields the protein MENYRKAGVVEQPCLCPFTDLHEGTPVVRVRDGSKIRNLMRFAQSRMEGRAEKPSESGGGPEEAEPRGESHLCRQIVFTGVGPSVSKAITCVEIMKRRMGGLHQVTRIMYSSLQETWEPLEPSAGLDSITVNRNIPAVWVLLSRDPLDSNTPGYQAPGSFDALWVQASSKEELENQRRKSGGRGGGSGRGKGPRRQTARPRDERRTSRQSSGAR from the coding sequence ATGGAGAACTACAGGAAGGCGGGCGTGGTCGAGCAGCCGTGTCTCTGCCCCTTTACTGACCTCCACGAGGGCACTCCCGTGGTCCGGGTTCGAGATGGCAGCAAAATCCGAAACCTGATGCGGTTCGCTCAGAGCCGGATGGAGGGCAGAGCCGAGAAGCCATCAGAGAGCGGCGGAGGTCCAGAGGAGGCCGAACCGCGTGGCGAGTCCCATCTGTGCCGTCAGATCGTGTTTACGGGCGTCGGCCCGAGTGTCTCCAAGGCCATCACGTGCGTTGAGATCATGAAGCGGCGCATGGGCGGACTGCACCAGGTCACACGTATAATGTACAGCTCGCTGCAGGAGACGTGGGAGCCGCTGGAGCCGAGCGCCGGCCTCGACAGCATCACCGTGAACCGGAACATCCCTGCCGTCTGGGTGCTGCTCTCCAGAGACCCGCTGGACTCGAACACGCCCGGATACCAGGCGCCCGGGAGCTTCGATGCGCTGTGGGTGCAGGCCAGCAGTAAAGAGGAGCTGGAGAATCAGAGGAGGAAGAgcggaggaagaggaggaggaagtggACGAGGAAAAGGACCACGCAGACAAACGGCGCGTCCCAGAGACGAGCGGAGAACTTCAAGACAATCATCAGGAGCGCGCTGA